Proteins encoded in a region of the Chloroflexota bacterium genome:
- a CDS encoding amino acid ABC transporter substrate-binding protein, which translates to MGIRTRILAGLLMVLAMTVLVACDLELGGGDEEEARGSTLDEIIDRGNLVCGIKADTPGFGVLNPDGTAVGNDVEYCRALAAAVFGNANQVSYIEATSANRFELLAAKEIDVLIRTTTWTASRDADLEVAYAPTTFYDGAGIMVKAEAGLSSVNELDGATICILDGTSTQGAVSDYFAEQGLNYEELTFQANPELRAAFISDQCDAWSSDKSQLGGHQFTLTADGVNAVVLPETLSKEPLGPSVRDYDSEWEDVVRWVVNGMIIAEEQGVTSQNVRQMAAAPPNNTVARLLGVGFDGGAAPNLGIGHGKIPITFMQSVIEQVGNYGEAYARTLERVGLTRAGSLNDSYVNGGLIYSPPMR; encoded by the coding sequence ATGGGAATCCGAACAAGAATCCTAGCCGGCCTCCTAATGGTCCTGGCAATGACCGTACTTGTGGCGTGCGACCTGGAGCTGGGTGGTGGCGACGAGGAAGAGGCTCGCGGAAGCACCCTCGACGAGATCATCGATCGTGGGAATCTGGTCTGCGGGATCAAAGCCGATACGCCCGGGTTCGGAGTTCTGAACCCTGACGGCACCGCCGTTGGCAACGACGTCGAATACTGCCGCGCACTTGCCGCTGCGGTATTTGGCAATGCCAATCAGGTCTCGTACATCGAAGCCACTTCGGCTAACCGTTTCGAGCTGTTGGCAGCGAAGGAAATCGACGTACTCATCCGCACCACGACCTGGACCGCCAGTCGTGACGCTGATCTTGAAGTCGCCTACGCGCCGACCACCTTCTATGACGGCGCCGGCATCATGGTTAAGGCCGAAGCGGGGTTGTCCTCCGTCAACGAACTCGACGGGGCCACGATCTGCATCCTGGACGGAACTTCCACCCAGGGCGCGGTTTCTGACTACTTCGCCGAACAAGGCCTCAACTATGAAGAGCTGACCTTCCAGGCCAACCCTGAACTGCGGGCAGCCTTCATCAGCGATCAGTGCGACGCATGGTCTTCTGACAAGTCGCAGCTAGGTGGGCACCAGTTCACCTTGACCGCCGACGGCGTCAACGCAGTGGTCCTGCCCGAGACGCTCTCCAAAGAGCCGCTCGGACCGAGCGTGCGCGACTACGACTCCGAATGGGAAGACGTGGTCCGCTGGGTCGTTAACGGGATGATCATTGCCGAAGAGCAAGGCGTGACCTCGCAGAACGTCCGCCAGATGGCCGCCGCTCCGCCGAATAACACCGTCGCCCGCCTGCTGGGCGTTGGATTTGACGGCGGCGCAGCCCCCAATTTGGGCATCGGCCACGGCAAGATCCCGATTACGTTTATGCAATCGGTGATCGAACAGGTCGGAAACTACGGCGAAGCTTACGCCCGCACTCTCGAGCGGGTCGGCCTCACTCGCGCCGGGTCGCTGAACGACTCGTACGTGAACGGTGGCCTGATCTACTCGCCGCCAATGCGGTAA
- a CDS encoding TetR/AcrR family transcriptional regulator, with translation MPAHGSNEPVGNRTPRRRSGTELTTQRILDAAAAEFIESGYDRTRISSVARRAGLTPGAVYARWQDKSELMAATLDHIFEKILPGTLLADSKIENTSARVALHALGKQLLEPDGLPHVMVNVFAGARNNPDLQSRLQAFLNKEAGQLERLIEAGKESGTFDPGVSTPALTFLCQSLGLGTELLQGGGLDERHVPSAEQWSDLIDRFLPALDPPGDPSE, from the coding sequence ATGCCAGCACACGGATCAAACGAACCCGTGGGCAACAGGACTCCGCGTCGTCGCAGCGGAACCGAACTGACGACGCAACGGATATTGGACGCGGCGGCGGCCGAATTCATCGAGAGCGGTTACGACAGAACCCGTATAAGTTCCGTTGCCCGCCGCGCCGGGCTAACGCCGGGCGCGGTTTATGCGCGGTGGCAAGACAAAAGCGAATTGATGGCGGCGACGCTGGACCACATATTCGAGAAGATCCTCCCAGGGACCCTTCTCGCGGATTCAAAAATTGAAAACACGTCAGCGCGGGTGGCGCTTCACGCGCTAGGCAAACAACTACTGGAACCCGATGGGTTACCCCACGTAATGGTGAACGTTTTTGCGGGCGCTCGCAACAACCCAGACCTGCAATCTCGCTTGCAGGCATTTCTCAATAAAGAGGCCGGGCAATTGGAGCGGCTGATTGAGGCCGGCAAGGAGAGCGGCACGTTCGATCCCGGCGTCAGCACGCCGGCGCTCACATTCCTGTGCCAATCGCTCGGGTTGGGCACCGAACTGTTGCAGGGCGGCGGATTGGATGAACGCCACGTCCCGTCAGCGGAGCAATGGAGCGATCTGATCGACCGGTTCCTGCCTGCTCTGGACCCTCCGGGCGACCCTTCGGAATGA
- a CDS encoding sulfatase-like hydrolase/transferase: protein MRLSTVSRWRPTLFDPSNGRRRPSFVEGLEEAPGQSKNLCGVNGEVPRKPNIVLIVTDQQRYDTIAALGFEGPITPNLDRLVREGISFDNCFVNAPACGPARGAMFSGYWPHTSGNLKNGDPWQQTWVGNLGKVGYHTANVGKMHFTPYDAQGGYDFRFNVENKQRFRQWRAYQDEWDKELARRGMTKYQREDLEKRSDYWISLGAFAWEKDPDMHPDNFLGKAAVDWIENYSRSDPFFLCIGFPGPHPPYDPTPDWLDRYSETEFDLLPLQIKEYIQHPRTLIDMAEHNTQVAHDSIQFVTFPNESHRQRQRRFYMANVSMVDAWIGRIRASLESRGLLENTVIVFTSDHGDSLTDHFCSQKWTMYDQVVRVPAIVWAPQRYGGGRRIAEQVQWFDLGATVLDIAGAEALPGSEADSLLPALAGAEFAGREYVFSEHGREDVMGLYCEHMTMVRSKDYKLVHFLGDDRGQLFDLNEDPQELFNLWDDPSHRQTRTELIGVIGDWLVESSYRSSPRADAWR, encoded by the coding sequence ATGCGGCTATCGACTGTGAGTCGCTGGCGACCGACCCTCTTCGACCCCTCCAATGGGCGGCGACGGCCGAGTTTTGTTGAGGGACTCGAAGAAGCCCCTGGCCAATCCAAAAATCTGTGCGGAGTAAACGGCGAAGTGCCACGCAAACCCAACATCGTTCTGATCGTCACCGACCAGCAGCGCTACGACACCATCGCCGCGCTCGGATTCGAGGGCCCCATAACGCCCAACCTGGACCGCCTGGTGCGCGAGGGCATTTCCTTTGACAACTGTTTCGTGAACGCCCCGGCCTGCGGCCCGGCGCGCGGTGCGATGTTCTCCGGTTACTGGCCGCACACTTCGGGGAACCTGAAGAACGGCGACCCCTGGCAGCAGACCTGGGTGGGAAACCTCGGCAAGGTCGGGTACCACACCGCCAACGTCGGCAAGATGCACTTTACGCCCTACGACGCCCAGGGCGGATACGATTTCCGCTTCAACGTCGAAAACAAGCAGCGCTTCCGGCAATGGCGCGCCTACCAGGACGAATGGGACAAGGAGCTGGCGCGCCGCGGGATGACCAAATACCAGCGCGAGGACCTTGAGAAGCGCTCCGACTACTGGATCTCGCTGGGCGCATTCGCCTGGGAAAAAGACCCGGACATGCACCCCGACAATTTCCTGGGTAAGGCCGCGGTCGATTGGATTGAAAACTATTCCCGATCGGACCCGTTCTTTCTCTGCATCGGTTTTCCCGGGCCGCATCCGCCCTATGACCCGACCCCCGACTGGTTGGACCGTTACTCCGAAACCGAATTCGACTTACTGCCGCTGCAGATCAAGGAATACATCCAGCACCCGCGCACCCTGATCGATATGGCCGAGCACAACACCCAGGTGGCGCACGATTCGATCCAGTTCGTTACCTTTCCCAACGAGTCGCACCGCCAGCGCCAGCGTCGGTTCTACATGGCCAATGTTTCGATGGTTGACGCTTGGATCGGGAGAATCCGCGCTTCGCTGGAAAGTCGCGGATTGCTCGAAAACACGGTGATCGTTTTCACCTCCGACCATGGCGATTCCCTCACCGACCATTTCTGTTCCCAGAAATGGACGATGTACGACCAGGTAGTCAGGGTCCCGGCGATCGTCTGGGCGCCGCAGCGCTACGGCGGCGGGCGCCGCATTGCCGAGCAGGTGCAGTGGTTCGATCTGGGCGCAACAGTGCTGGACATCGCCGGGGCCGAGGCGCTGCCCGGATCCGAGGCTGATTCACTGCTGCCGGCACTTGCGGGAGCGGAATTTGCCGGGCGCGAATACGTCTTTTCCGAGCACGGCCGCGAGGATGTCATGGGGCTTTACTGCGAGCACATGACGATGGTCCGATCCAAGGACTACAAGCTCGTCCATTTCCTGGGCGACGACCGCGGCCAGCTGTTTGATCTGAATGAGGATCCGCAGGAACTTTTCAACCTCTGGGATGACCCCTCCCATCGCCAGACGCGGACGGAGCTTATCGGCGTGATCGGCGACTGGCTGGTCGAATCCAGCTACCGGTCGAGTCCCCGGGCTGACGCCTGGCGCTGA
- a CDS encoding sulfatase-like hydrolase/transferase, with protein sequence MPDRPNIVLIVTDQQRYDTIAALGFGQLQTPNLDRLVGEGVSFDSCFVNAPSCGPARCSFFSGLYPHSSGMLRNEQPWSQTWVPNLAAAGYFTASIGKMHFTPFDVDGQFDFRFNVENKQRGHPYPAPDSYRDEWDKALAARGMDKYHPGDLAARADFDTALGAFVWDKDPDMHPDNFLGHKAVEWIDGYDRDEPLFLEIGFPGPHPPYDPTPDWVERYDGAQFALLPLDESERDSQPPVFRDMARYQYDGRPGDSTKLSPNPTPEQRQRQRRFYMANVSMIDFWIGRIRDALARRGLLENSVIIFTSDHGDTLTDHFSTQKWTMYDQVVRVPAIVWAPGRYAGGRRFEEQIEWFDLGATILEIAGAEPPTPFQARSLVGALEGESFDGRRYVFSEMGRWDLVGLTTDYMTMVRSREWKLVHFIDQPHGQLFDLVNDPGELENLWADQNRRPERDRLVEAMIEWRMRSNAETAGWRADRR encoded by the coding sequence ATGCCCGACCGACCCAACATAGTCCTTATCGTCACCGACCAGCAGCGCTACGACACCATCGCCGCGCTCGGATTTGGACAGCTTCAGACTCCGAATCTCGACCGCTTGGTCGGCGAGGGAGTCTCTTTCGACAGCTGCTTCGTCAACGCCCCCTCGTGCGGTCCGGCCCGCTGTAGCTTCTTCAGCGGCCTTTACCCCCACTCGAGCGGTATGCTGCGCAACGAGCAACCCTGGTCGCAGACCTGGGTGCCGAACCTGGCCGCCGCCGGTTACTTTACCGCCAGCATCGGGAAGATGCACTTCACCCCGTTCGACGTCGACGGCCAGTTCGATTTCCGCTTCAACGTCGAGAACAAGCAGCGCGGCCATCCTTATCCCGCTCCGGACAGCTACCGCGACGAGTGGGACAAAGCCCTGGCGGCGCGCGGCATGGACAAGTACCACCCCGGGGACCTGGCCGCGCGCGCGGACTTCGATACCGCCCTGGGCGCGTTCGTCTGGGACAAGGATCCCGACATGCACCCGGACAACTTCCTGGGACACAAGGCGGTGGAATGGATCGACGGCTACGACCGGGACGAACCGCTGTTCCTGGAGATCGGATTCCCGGGACCGCACCCGCCATACGATCCGACTCCGGACTGGGTCGAGCGCTACGACGGCGCTCAGTTCGCATTGCTGCCCCTGGATGAAAGCGAACGCGATTCGCAACCGCCGGTTTTCCGGGACATGGCCCGCTACCAGTACGATGGCCGGCCAGGCGATTCGACCAAACTGTCACCCAATCCGACCCCGGAGCAGCGCCAGCGCCAGCGGCGCTTTTACATGGCCAACGTCTCGATGATCGATTTCTGGATCGGCAGGATCCGCGACGCGCTGGCGCGGCGCGGCTTGCTCGAGAACAGCGTGATCATATTCACGTCCGACCACGGCGACACCCTGACCGATCACTTCAGCACCCAGAAATGGACCATGTACGACCAGGTGGTCAGGGTGCCGGCGATAGTCTGGGCGCCCGGGCGCTACGCCGGCGGGCGCCGATTCGAAGAACAGATCGAGTGGTTCGACCTGGGCGCCACGATCCTGGAGATCGCCGGGGCAGAGCCGCCCACGCCGTTCCAGGCCCGCTCGCTGGTCGGCGCATTGGAAGGCGAGTCCTTCGACGGCCGCCGTTACGTTTTTTCGGAGATGGGCCGCTGGGACCTGGTCGGATTGACCACCGATTACATGACGATGGTCAGATCGCGCGAGTGGAAGCTGGTGCACTTCATCGACCAGCCGCACGGCCAGCTTTTTGACCTGGTCAACGACCCCGGTGAGCTGGAGAACCTCTGGGCCGACCAGAATCGGCGGCCGGAACGCGACCGCCTAGTGGAGGCGATGATCGAGTGGCGGATGCGCTCGAACGCCGAAACCGCCGGCTGGCGCGCGGACCGGCGCTAG
- a CDS encoding zinc-binding alcohol dehydrogenase family protein: MRTVILAEPGRFETGSAPEPVPGPDEALVRVHRIGVCGTDIKAYAGQQPFFSYPRILGHELGVEVIAAPSGQDRVEVGDNCAVEPYLVCGKCHPCRVGRSNCCESLKVLGVHSDGGMRPLICVPASTLHPSRKLSLDQLALVETLGIGAHAVERSGIGPGRAALVVGAGPIGLTVVQFALAAGAEVTVLELSPQRREFVEQFGVRTLTEADGGFYEFVFDATGNRSAMEASFDLVGSAGTLTFVGLVQDRVSFDDVEFHRRELNVLASRNSFGLFPQIIAAIESGRIDTRPWITARMSLEQVPARFVEVTKDPALVKSMVETSDSDL, encoded by the coding sequence ATGCGGACCGTGATACTGGCAGAACCTGGCCGGTTCGAGACCGGCAGCGCTCCGGAACCGGTACCCGGGCCGGATGAGGCCCTGGTTAGGGTGCACCGGATCGGCGTTTGCGGAACTGACATCAAGGCTTACGCCGGCCAGCAGCCATTCTTTAGCTACCCGCGCATCCTCGGACACGAGCTGGGAGTCGAGGTAATTGCCGCCCCTTCCGGCCAGGATCGGGTCGAGGTCGGCGACAACTGCGCGGTCGAACCCTACCTGGTTTGCGGGAAATGCCACCCCTGCCGCGTCGGGCGCTCCAACTGCTGCGAGTCGCTTAAGGTCCTGGGTGTTCACAGCGACGGCGGCATGCGACCCCTCATCTGCGTTCCCGCATCGACCCTGCATCCGTCCCGGAAACTCTCGCTCGATCAGCTGGCCCTGGTCGAGACCCTTGGAATCGGAGCCCACGCGGTGGAGCGCTCCGGCATCGGGCCGGGCCGGGCGGCCCTGGTGGTGGGGGCCGGCCCCATCGGCCTGACGGTGGTCCAATTCGCGCTGGCCGCCGGAGCCGAGGTCACGGTGCTCGAGCTCTCGCCGCAACGGCGGGAGTTCGTCGAGCAATTCGGGGTCCGCACGCTCACGGAAGCCGACGGCGGCTTCTACGAATTCGTGTTCGACGCCACCGGCAACCGGTCGGCGATGGAGGCCTCGTTCGATTTGGTCGGATCGGCCGGTACGTTGACGTTCGTGGGGCTGGTTCAGGATCGGGTCAGCTTCGACGATGTGGAATTCCACCGCCGAGAACTGAACGTCCTGGCCTCGCGCAACAGCTTCGGACTTTTCCCGCAGATAATCGCGGCCATCGAAAGCGGGCGCATCGACACCCGCCCCTGGATCACCGCCCGGATGTCGCTGGAGCAGGTGCCGGCCCGCTTCGTCGAGGTGACAAAGGACCCGGCCCTGGTCAAATCAATGGTTGAGACCTCCGATAGCGACCTCTAG
- the trxB gene encoding thioredoxin-disulfide reductase: MRSCDIAIIGSGTAGLSAAVYAARANMSTLVFTGEAFGGQIATTHDVENYPGFEDGITGPELTERMKAQAERFGAETVFDHIESLEVDGPPFTLNGRADTYQAKAVVAATGARAKTLGVPGEEKFWGRGVSTCATCDAAFFADAPTALVGGGDSAMQEGLFLARFASKVYVIHRRDQLRAGATLAERAFSEPKLEFVWDSVVEEIAGENVVEHVRVRNLKTGQTSELPVEGFFIFIGHDPNTELYRDKLELKPGGYLKADEMMHTSVPGIFAAGEVQDDHFRQAATSAGEGVKAAMEAIHFVENLPSPATKPGVLAGSG, from the coding sequence ATGCGCAGCTGTGACATCGCAATCATCGGGTCCGGCACCGCCGGTCTTTCGGCGGCCGTTTACGCCGCCCGGGCCAACATGTCGACCCTGGTGTTCACCGGCGAGGCCTTCGGCGGCCAGATCGCGACCACCCACGATGTCGAGAACTATCCCGGATTCGAGGACGGCATCACCGGTCCGGAACTGACCGAACGAATGAAGGCCCAGGCCGAGCGGTTCGGCGCCGAGACGGTATTCGATCACATCGAATCGCTCGAGGTCGATGGTCCGCCCTTTACTCTGAACGGGCGCGCCGACACCTATCAGGCCAAAGCAGTTGTGGCGGCCACCGGGGCCCGCGCCAAGACGCTGGGCGTCCCCGGCGAGGAAAAATTCTGGGGCCGCGGCGTTTCCACCTGCGCCACCTGTGATGCCGCGTTCTTTGCCGACGCCCCGACCGCCCTGGTCGGCGGCGGCGACAGCGCGATGCAGGAAGGGCTTTTCCTGGCCCGGTTCGCGTCCAAGGTGTACGTGATCCATCGCCGCGACCAGCTGCGCGCCGGGGCAACGCTCGCCGAACGGGCGTTCTCCGAACCCAAACTCGAGTTCGTCTGGGACAGCGTAGTCGAGGAGATCGCCGGCGAAAACGTGGTCGAACACGTTCGCGTGCGCAACCTCAAGACCGGCCAGACCTCGGAGCTGCCGGTGGAAGGGTTCTTCATCTTCATCGGGCACGATCCCAATACCGAGCTCTACCGGGACAAGCTGGAGCTCAAGCCCGGCGGTTACCTTAAAGCCGACGAAATGATGCACACCTCGGTGCCCGGGATTTTTGCGGCCGGCGAGGTCCAGGACGACCACTTCCGCCAGGCCGCCACGTCGGCCGGCGAAGGCGTCAAAGCCGCGATGGAAGCCATCCACTTCGTCGAGAACCTGCCCAGCCCGGCCACCAAACCTGGCGTGCTGGCCGGTTCCGGCTAA
- a CDS encoding cytochrome c produces the protein MILRRFLAAPARLGLLAAALASLTLTGCEVGAYPLDIFPEMHYQESYRVQEPPYAPIPEGSVPTSGAEYVIAQAEMTDLPNPVRLDEASIGEGHVVYAVNCAMCHGVAADGVSELTGQFTVAGVRAPPSLLTGVAAVVSDGYLYGVLTHGQANMPSFQKLLTPEERWQVINYLRSLQETQ, from the coding sequence ATGATTCTGCGCCGATTCCTGGCTGCCCCGGCCCGGCTGGGGCTGCTCGCCGCCGCGTTGGCGTCGCTGACGCTGACCGGTTGCGAAGTCGGCGCGTATCCGCTGGACATCTTCCCGGAGATGCACTACCAGGAGTCCTACCGCGTGCAGGAACCCCCTTACGCGCCGATCCCGGAGGGCAGCGTTCCCACCAGCGGGGCCGAATACGTTATCGCCCAGGCCGAAATGACGGACCTGCCAAATCCGGTCCGGCTCGATGAGGCGTCGATTGGCGAAGGTCATGTCGTTTACGCGGTCAATTGCGCGATGTGCCACGGCGTGGCCGCCGACGGCGTTTCCGAGCTCACCGGGCAGTTCACAGTCGCCGGCGTGCGGGCACCGCCATCGCTATTGACCGGCGTCGCCGCAGTGGTCAGCGACGGCTACCTTTACGGAGTGCTCACCCACGGCCAGGCCAACATGCCTTCCTTCCAGAAGCTGCTTACTCCGGAAGAGCGCTGGCAGGTGATCAATTACCTCCGCTCGCTCCAGGAAACGCAGTAA
- a CDS encoding DUF3341 domain-containing protein — protein sequence MPKSELLAIYDSVDSAADAVEGLRTAGFADTAVDVVSGVPYPEGAFGEPHTKHRLYTFPFAGAACGFALGVAWLVGAQVTLPLVTGGKPIVALPAVFQILYEGTMIGAVLFTVLGVLFESRLPDGISLYDDRLGDGYVGVSLNAEDDEIARGRDVLAGAGAVDILDSEGSLLEAAPSAT from the coding sequence ATGCCCAAATCCGAACTGCTGGCGATCTACGACAGCGTCGATTCCGCCGCGGACGCGGTCGAGGGGCTGCGCACCGCCGGTTTTGCCGACACTGCCGTCGACGTTGTCTCCGGGGTTCCCTATCCCGAGGGCGCATTCGGCGAACCGCACACCAAGCACCGCCTCTACACCTTCCCCTTCGCCGGCGCGGCCTGCGGGTTCGCGCTCGGCGTCGCCTGGCTGGTCGGGGCCCAGGTAACCCTGCCGCTGGTGACCGGCGGCAAGCCGATCGTCGCCCTTCCGGCGGTGTTCCAGATCCTTTACGAAGGAACGATGATCGGGGCCGTCCTGTTCACCGTCCTGGGAGTCCTGTTCGAGTCGCGCCTGCCGGACGGCATAAGCCTCTACGACGACCGGCTGGGGGATGGTTACGTCGGGGTCTCGCTTAACGCCGAAGACGACGAAATCGCGCGCGGCCGCGACGTGCTGGCCGGGGCCGGCGCGGTCGACATTCTCGATTCCGAGGGTAGCCTGCTTGAGGCCGCCCCCAGCGCGACCTAG
- a CDS encoding molybdopterin oxidoreductase, giving the protein MQEPVMLDQRTADQRLLNFVMTTPRWFFTWSGGLGFVFMLGAVVFLTMLYWGLEFLGYSHPVYWGFLIVNFVFWIGISHAGVFVSAILRLTQAEFRRPVTRAAEVVTIFSLQAAVLFPLIHSGRPWRTAYWAFPYDFIRGMWPNPRSPLVWDPSAIFTYLTSTILFVYVALLPDLALARDRSQDPIRRALFTILALGFKGSTRQWRIQAVAGILLSAIILPIFVSVHSIVSWDFAVTSVPGWHNTVFAPYFVIGAVHSGVSCVVTAMIVMKWAFKLEDFITRDHIDALARLLIAVATGWLFFLFLDFGFGLYGLEPTEVDTWHRRVWEWPFPIVAIVFIFTAYIIPVPLWLFRSVRRSYGWMFFTTILVNIGMWLERYILIVPALERKSSLTFTYSTYVPSISEAILVAASFAFVMVGVLVFSKVVPIMPAVDIKEGMILARKIKIGRAEVPATIRE; this is encoded by the coding sequence ATGCAAGAACCGGTAATGCTCGATCAGCGGACCGCCGATCAGCGCCTGCTCAATTTCGTCATGACCACGCCGCGCTGGTTCTTCACCTGGTCGGGCGGACTCGGGTTCGTGTTCATGCTGGGCGCGGTCGTGTTCCTGACGATGCTCTACTGGGGCCTTGAATTCCTCGGTTATTCACACCCGGTGTACTGGGGATTCCTGATCGTCAACTTCGTGTTCTGGATCGGAATCTCGCACGCCGGCGTATTCGTATCGGCGATCCTTCGCCTGACCCAGGCCGAATTCCGCCGGCCGGTTACCCGCGCCGCCGAGGTCGTGACGATCTTCTCGCTGCAGGCCGCGGTCCTGTTTCCGCTGATTCACTCCGGTCGGCCGTGGCGCACCGCCTACTGGGCCTTCCCCTACGACTTCATCCGCGGCATGTGGCCGAACCCGCGATCACCGCTGGTCTGGGACCCCTCGGCGATCTTTACCTATCTGACCTCCACGATCCTATTCGTCTACGTGGCCCTGCTGCCCGACCTTGCCCTGGCGCGCGACCGCTCTCAGGACCCGATCCGCCGGGCCCTGTTCACGATCCTGGCGCTGGGATTTAAGGGATCGACCCGGCAGTGGCGCATCCAGGCGGTCGCCGGGATACTGCTCTCGGCGATCATCCTGCCGATCTTCGTCTCGGTGCACTCGATCGTTTCCTGGGACTTTGCGGTCACCTCGGTGCCCGGCTGGCACAACACGGTGTTTGCCCCCTACTTCGTCATCGGAGCGGTGCACTCGGGCGTTTCGTGCGTCGTCACCGCCATGATCGTCATGAAATGGGCGTTCAAGCTCGAGGACTTCATCACCCGCGACCACATCGACGCCCTGGCCCGGTTGCTGATCGCGGTGGCCACCGGTTGGCTGTTCTTCCTGTTCCTGGACTTCGGCTTCGGCCTCTACGGGCTGGAACCGACCGAGGTGGACACCTGGCACCGACGCGTCTGGGAATGGCCGTTCCCGATCGTGGCGATCGTCTTCATATTCACCGCCTACATCATCCCGGTACCGCTCTGGCTGTTTAGGTCGGTGCGGCGCTCGTACGGCTGGATGTTCTTTACCACCATCCTGGTCAACATCGGGATGTGGTTGGAGCGCTACATCCTGATCGTTCCGGCCCTGGAGCGCAAGTCGTCGCTCACCTTTACCTACTCGACCTACGTTCCTTCGATCTCCGAGGCCATCCTAGTGGCCGCCTCGTTCGCCTTCGTCATGGTCGGGGTACTCGTCTTCTCCAAGGTGGTGCCCATCATGCCGGCGGTTGACATCAAGGAAGGAATGATACTGGCCCGAAAAATCAAAATTGGCCGCGCCGAAGTGCCGGCCACAATCCGCGAGTAA
- a CDS encoding 4Fe-4S dicluster domain-containing protein, with protein MASIPTAVNNEAAARAAANAGARTISAEERAASSGGVRWGMVVDADLCTGCQACVVACQAENNVALNEEQRVNEKRAKAWIRIERYWEGEYPNAKARFLPVMCQHCATAPCEPVCPAWATYHNEEGLNVQVYNRCIGTRFCANGCPYSVRHFNFWNPEWPGDLENQLNPDVTVRTKGIIEKCTFCVQRINRARVDASRQGREVADGDVSPACVQACPTHALVFGDLNDPFSHAAERSEDERSYILLEERGTEPGVVYLAKVDPFAHVEDEHH; from the coding sequence ATGGCTAGCATCCCCACCGCCGTCAACAACGAAGCCGCCGCCCGCGCGGCCGCCAATGCCGGCGCCCGGACCATCTCCGCCGAAGAACGCGCCGCAAGCTCCGGCGGCGTCCGCTGGGGCATGGTCGTCGACGCCGATCTCTGCACCGGCTGCCAGGCCTGCGTGGTCGCCTGTCAGGCCGAGAACAACGTCGCGCTGAACGAAGAGCAGCGGGTCAACGAGAAGCGCGCCAAGGCCTGGATCCGCATCGAGCGCTACTGGGAGGGCGAATATCCGAACGCCAAGGCCCGCTTCCTGCCGGTCATGTGCCAGCACTGCGCCACCGCCCCGTGTGAGCCGGTCTGCCCGGCATGGGCTACGTACCACAACGAAGAGGGCCTGAACGTACAGGTCTACAACCGCTGCATCGGCACCCGCTTCTGCGCCAACGGCTGCCCGTACTCGGTCCGGCACTTCAATTTCTGGAACCCCGAGTGGCCGGGCGATCTGGAGAACCAGCTCAATCCCGACGTGACCGTGCGCACCAAGGGAATCATCGAAAAGTGCACGTTCTGCGTGCAGCGGATCAACCGCGCCCGGGTCGACGCCAGTCGCCAGGGCCGCGAAGTTGCCGACGGCGACGTCTCGCCGGCCTGCGTGCAGGCCTGTCCGACCCACGCGCTCGTTTTCGGTGACCTGAACGATCCCTTCTCGCACGCCGCCGAGCGGTCGGAAGACGAGCGCTCCTACATCCTGCTGGAAGAGCGCGGCACCGAGCCGGGCGTCGTCTACCTGGCCAAGGTGGACCCGTTCGCCCACGTGGAAGACGAGCACCACTGA